The genomic stretch TGCTGGTCTATCTCTAATTATAAGAAAACTTACGAACCTAAAGGAGTGTTATCACTGTGAATATTATTGATGAACTGGAATGGCGGGACGCCATTAATCAACAAACGGATGCGGAAGGTCTTAGGGAATTAACGAGCCAAAAGTCAATATCTCTGTACTGCGGTGTAGATCCAACCGGCGATAGTATGCATATTGGTCACTTGATTCCCTTCATGGTACTCAAACGATTCCAACTAGCCGGGCATCGTCCGGTGATTCTGATCGGCGGGGCTACGGGAACCATTGGAGATCCAAGTGGGCGTCAATCAGAACGTTCACTGCAAACACTCGAAGAAGTACAAGCGAACGTGGATGCACTCACGAACCAAATGAAAAAACTGTTTATTACAGAAGGCGATAACCAAATTCGCATGGTTAATAACTATGACTGGACCCATAAGATTAATGTCATTGAATTCTTGCGCGACTATGGTAAAAACTTTAGCCTCAATTCCATGCTTGCTAAGGATGTGGTAGCAAGCAGACTCGAAAGTGGTATTTCCTTTACCGAGTTTTCTTACCAAATTCTGCAGTCTCTGGACTTCTTGCATTTGTACCAGAACGAAGATGTTCAGCTGCAAATCGGCGGTTCTGATCAGTGGGGTAACATTACAAGCGGTCTAGATCTGATCCGGAAAAAAGAAGGAGCAGAAGCAAAAGCATTCGGTCTGACAATTCCGCTGATGCTGAAAGCAGATGGAACGAAATTCGGTAAATCAGCGGGTGGTTCGATCTGGCTCGATCCGAAGAAAACAACTCCATTTGAGTTCTACCAATTCTGGGCTAACACGGATGATCGCGATGTTGTGAAATATTTGAAGTACTTTACCTTCCTCTCCAAAGAAGAAATTGACGGGCTGGCTGAAAAAGTAGAGACAGAACCGCATAAGCGGGAAGCTCAGAAGAAGCTTGCTGAAGAAATGACAAGATTTGTACATGGCGAAGAAATGCTTGAGCAAGCGCTTCGTATTACAGCAGCACTCTTCAGCGGCGATATTAAATCCCTTACGGCAGATGAAATTGAGCAAGGGTTTAAAGAAATGCCAACCTTTGAAGCAACGAATGAATCGAAAAATATTGTAGACTGGCTTGTTGATCTAGGAATCGAGCCATCTAAGCGTCAAGCACGCGAAGATATTACAAAAGGTGCAATTTCGATGAATGGTGAGCGAGTTACGGATGTAAACTTTGAAGTGACAGCAAGTGAGGCCATTGGCGGTCGATTTATCATTATTCGTAAAGGTAAGAAAAACTACAGCTTGGTGAAAATGTCCTAGTAGACAGTGAAACCACAGCAGGGCTGCAGTATTTCTGCACTAGGTAACTAAGTTCATTATCATTACAATCATAAACTGCGGGACACTAATACGTGTTCCGCGGTTTTATAACATCTAACATCTAACTAGGTAGATCTGCCCGTTCAATGTAAGATCTAGGTAAGAAAATAATAGATTTATATTGCAAAATTAAATTTCATATGTTAATATAGACACATTGATTGATTTTTACATGAAAAAGTCATGGGTTCTTAGCTCAGTTGGTAGAGCAGTTGACTCTTAATCAATTGGTCGAGGGTTCGAGTCCCTCAGAACCCATCCTAGCTAAAGATGGCCGAGTATTCGCCATCTCAGGACTGTAGATATACTAGTTTAAATTACTAGTCTATCTGCAGTCTTTTTTTATTTTTATATGTATTAGTGCTCATATTATATTTTCGAACATTCCTTATTTCCTTCTGATGACTAGGTAATAAGGTGAAGGATCTAGCTGAATTTAGGGTAAAGGAGATAGAGAACGAATTTATCTGCTTTACAATAAATACGGATAGGTGGTGTTTTGTCATGACAGTCATTCATGGAAATCAATTTATGGAACTTACCTTCCTTGAGAAACATATTTTAGACACTGTTGATTTTTATGCTGAGCATACAGAAGATGAAATTAACGGAGGTTATTTTAACACGTATTTGGATGATGCAGCGGTACCTGATGCTGAGATTAGATCGCTTGTTGGAACAGCTCGTTTGATTTACATTTATAGCTCTGCGGCTATTTTAACGGGTTCGAATAAATACCGTGATTTGGCGAAGCGTGGTTTAA from Paenibacillus polygoni encodes the following:
- the tyrS gene encoding tyrosine--tRNA ligase, which produces MNIIDELEWRDAINQQTDAEGLRELTSQKSISLYCGVDPTGDSMHIGHLIPFMVLKRFQLAGHRPVILIGGATGTIGDPSGRQSERSLQTLEEVQANVDALTNQMKKLFITEGDNQIRMVNNYDWTHKINVIEFLRDYGKNFSLNSMLAKDVVASRLESGISFTEFSYQILQSLDFLHLYQNEDVQLQIGGSDQWGNITSGLDLIRKKEGAEAKAFGLTIPLMLKADGTKFGKSAGGSIWLDPKKTTPFEFYQFWANTDDRDVVKYLKYFTFLSKEEIDGLAEKVETEPHKREAQKKLAEEMTRFVHGEEMLEQALRITAALFSGDIKSLTADEIEQGFKEMPTFEATNESKNIVDWLVDLGIEPSKRQAREDITKGAISMNGERVTDVNFEVTASEAIGGRFIIIRKGKKNYSLVKMS